One Sulfurimonas sp. HSL-3221 genomic window, ATGTCGACCTCATCCTCCGTCGTAATCGTCACGGCCATCGGGGCATAGGCTGCAGCCGCCGTTGCATGACGGTCTGCCTCGGTGACGTCCCCGGAGTTGATAATGCTTTTGACGGTCGTTGTCTTGCCCGAAGGCAGAACGGTGATGGCGTCACCGACGCGGACACTGCCCGAAGCGATGGTCCCGCAGAAGCCGCGGAAATCGAGGTTCGGGCGGTTGACGTACTGCACCGGGAAGCGGAACGAGGCCTTGTCCCCGGCAATTTGTTCGGCATTGCGGTAGTCGATGGTGTCGAGCAGTTCGAGCAGCGGTTTCTCTTGGAACCACGGCATACGGTCACTCTTGTCGACAACGTTGTCGCCGTCCAGGGCACTCATCGGAATATAGATCGTCTCCGGACGTGCGGCACCGTGCATCGGCAGCTGGTCGAGCACCTCTTTCTCATAGGAGAGCTTGATCTCCTCAAAGCGCTCTTCGGAAAAGTCGACAAGGTCCATTTTGTTCACCGCCACGACAATGTGACGGATCCCCAGCAGGTTGACAATGTAGGTGTGGCGTCGCGTCTGGGTCAGGATCCCCTTGCGCGCATCGATGAGGATGATGGCGACGTCCGCCGTCGAGGCGCCGGTGACCATGTTGCGCGTGTACTGCTCGTGGCCCGGGGTGTCGGCAATGATGTACTTGCGTTTGTCCGTCGCAAAAAAGCGGTAGGCGACGTCGATGGTGATCCCCTGCTCACGTTCGCTCTGCAGCCCGTCGACGAGCAGCGCCATATCGATCTTCTCGCCGGTCGTGCCATACTTTTTGCTTTCGCTCTCCGCGGCGGCGAGCTGATCTTCGAAGATCATTTTCGAATCGTAAAGCAGGCGCCCGATCAGGGTGCTTTTTCCGTCATCGACACTCCCGCAGGTCAAAAAACGGAGCATATCCTTGTTCTCATGCTCCTTAAGATAAGCTTCGATGTTTTCTGCCGGTGTATGCGCCATTAAAAGTACCCCTCGATTTTTTTCTTCTCCATTGCCCCTTCCTGATCCTTGTCGATCAGACGGCCTTCGCGTTCACTGCTTTTGGAAAGCAGCATCTCTTTGATGATCTCCGGCAGGGTTGCGGCCGAAGAGTTGATTGCTCCCGTCAGCGGGTAGCAGCCCAGTGTCCGGAAACGGACCATCTCGTTCTTCGCCTTGGCCTTCAGCTCTTCAGGCACCCGTTCGTCATCGACCATGATCTTGGTCCCTTCGTACTCGACGACCGGGCGCTCCTTGGCGAAATAGAGTGACGGGATGGGGATCTGCTCAAGGTAGATGTACTGCCAGATATCCAGCTCCGTCCAGTTGGAAATCGGGAAGACCCGGACGCTTTCGCCCTTCTGGATCGCCGTGTTATAGACGTTCCACAGCTCCGGACGCTGGTTTTTCGGGTCCCAGCGGTGCTGCTTGTCGCGGAAGGAGAAGATGCGCTCTTTGGCCCGCGATTTCTCCTCGTCCCGGCGCGCCCCGCCGATGACGGCATCGTATCCGCCCATGTTAAGCGCCTGCTTCAGGCCCTCCGTCTTCATAATGTCCGTATGCACCTT contains:
- the cysN gene encoding sulfate adenylyltransferase subunit CysN translates to MAHTPAENIEAYLKEHENKDMLRFLTCGSVDDGKSTLIGRLLYDSKMIFEDQLAAAESESKKYGTTGEKIDMALLVDGLQSEREQGITIDVAYRFFATDKRKYIIADTPGHEQYTRNMVTGASTADVAIILIDARKGILTQTRRHTYIVNLLGIRHIVVAVNKMDLVDFSEERFEEIKLSYEKEVLDQLPMHGAARPETIYIPMSALDGDNVVDKSDRMPWFQEKPLLELLDTIDYRNAEQIAGDKASFRFPVQYVNRPNLDFRGFCGTIASGSVRVGDAITVLPSGKTTTVKSIINSGDVTEADRHATAAAAYAPMAVTITTEDEVDISRGDMLVHTDDVPRVSNALKVMLVWMDETPMQPEQSYYIKRATSDATGRFEDINYKIDVNTYAREQVDTLALNDIASCKLVLNRPIAADHYSDNRQTGSFIVVDRVTNNTVGAGMIVDVAAREHEKVASVREYTEAEKALNAYIREHFPEWGARDVSVFEKN
- the cysD gene encoding sulfate adenylyltransferase subunit CysD, producing the protein MLDEKRLTHLKQLEAESVHILREVAAAFSNPVMMYSVGKDSSVMLHLAMKAFAPGKVPFPMLHVDTQWKFGEMIEFRDRRAKELGFDLVVHSNPEGERMNISPFEHGSKVHTDIMKTEGLKQALNMGGYDAVIGGARRDEEKSRAKERIFSFRDKQHRWDPKNQRPELWNVYNTAIQKGESVRVFPISNWTELDIWQYIYLEQIPIPSLYFAKERPVVEYEGTKIMVDDERVPEELKAKAKNEMVRFRTLGCYPLTGAINSSAATLPEIIKEMLLSKSSEREGRLIDKDQEGAMEKKKIEGYF